The segment CACGTTTGATTTTTGCTCCCCTGTGTAAGGTGTGAAACAGTTACTGACTAGAGGCTTTCTCTAGCCCATCACCTACATTTGGCTGGAACGTAAAGTCATGGAATGGGGCTGCATGCAAGCCCTTATCGACTTTGACGGTTggagaaaatggaaagatTTCGGGTCCGGCAATGGCGAGGACAAAAAGGATGCCGTCGCGTCTAAGGACGGCAGCGGAACAGGTCTTAAGAAAGCCGTTGCCAGACCGAAGAGGAAACCGACTGCGCAAAAGGAGCTTGTCACAAGCCCACACCTCACAGCACAAGCGGCGCCGCCTTTAGAGGTGCCACATACCACCCAGACGAATCAGCCCTCGAGCGACGATAAGTGAGATGCCCGACGCTGACTCTGACTGGCGTTCATCACTATACACATTTTTTTTGGCTTCGGTTGGTTGTATCATATACCCTTCACCTGGCGGTATCTTATTTTCTCTTCTGGGTTATTGTTCAGTTTTATTAGATGGAATTTTTGATGGGAACGAACGACGACTTTGATCACAGaaaggacgatgaggagcaTCCTGGCTTTATCAGTGGCTGGTTACGCAACGATGTAATATGACGGAAATATTCGTTTTCAGATCGGTTCACCTATTTCCAGGGACTGGAGGCCAGACCATTTGGACCATCGGTTCTTGGGTAAGGTGCGATGGTGGGAGGCAGAAATAAGcgaggaaatggaagccCAACTCAACAGACGAATTCGGACAATAACCTGGTCCACATCTCCTCATATTTTCCTGTTTTGTTCGCCATTGTTTTTCAAAATCGGAAGGTAGCGTGAAGTACACGAAACATGCATACGAGGCGTCGCAGAGGATTAGGTTGTCGGTGGTAGCGCTGACTGTTTTTGGCTATATTTCTTTTCACATCTTCTACCATGGACCTCTCATTGGGACACAGCACACCGTTATTTACTTTGCTATAGTGGCGAGATgaacaagagaagaagtATGCACGCCGATTAGATATTTCAAAGCACCTCATCAGTCAGCAGCTGTTTGCCTGCCTTGCTTAGGATTGGAGCAGAGAGGGATCAAGATGGTCGAACATGGAAGACAACAAGTGGGAGCAAAGATATAAACTCGAGTTTTAGCGAAGGATCTGCAGTGTGGATATATCATTGACACCAAATACAGACATTGTTTCTAGTTTATCTGCAAAGATTCAAAAGCTCCCAACATGTACGTATCTACATGCTCTCGTTGCCGGAGTGGATGAAGCCGTATCTGATGTTAATGCTGATGCTCGAGACAGCTGGCCGAGGGACACGCGTGgcggcaaccctaaccctaagGAACCGAGTGAGCATGAATCGCGCAAGACCCGCAGAGCAACCGAGGATTGCGCCGGCCCGTTGGCTGGTCAAGCTTAGAGGAGGGGCAGGGTGGGCCAGGCTCGACCGGAGCTTTCCATTGACCGAATGGGACGAGTCTAGCGCAATTGAACCCACCTTTGCCGAAAAATTTCCCGCTTTCCCTCACTGGGGACAACAaacctcttttcctcccacccaaccctcctcacctcccacACATTTTCCAATATGCCACCACGGATACCCAacgctccctcctctctcctccttcagaGCAGCGCCTGCAgcggtagcagcagcaggtgtACAGCTTCCAGGTCGACATGGGCCTCCGCGTGCTCATCTAGCCTTCCTcagtcctcctcccaaccaacaacacatcaGCAGCAATGCTCGGCGTTCTCCACGACCGCGCCGGCGCAAGGCCAGTCCATCCGTCGCCAGAGGTTGTTCACCTGGTTGAATAAGAGGGGAAGCGCATTCAAGGAACACACCAGGAAAGGGCCGAATCTCCTCGGCGGCATTGACAATGACGGTAACGCTCTGCCCTTCCCGGCCAACAAGTACTTCAAGAGTCAGCCCGTCCTCTCCGAGGGCTCCCGTGAGATCATCTACAAGGATGTCATGGAGAAGGGTCTGCCCATCAAGGCCGTATCCGCCAAGTACAACGTCGACGTGCGCAGGGTCGCGGCCGTGATCAGGTTgaaggagatcgagaagcgcTGGATCAGGGAGGTAAGCTCATcatccctcccctccttgTTAGGATATCACACACCCCGTCCTGTCTCCGTCTCCCCCGGCTACCCGGccagccggcggcggcggcgacgacggcgacttGCTTCATATGATGAACTACAAGAAAATTCGATTAGTCTTGAAGACATACCTCATGGTTACAAAGCCTTTTTCAACTGAACGAAGCAATCTCATCCACCGTTATTCAAACATTTCTCTTTCGCGAAAGACACATTCGGCTAACCCGGTCCGAACCATATAGTACAAGCCCCTGGCCCGCCCCTACGCTCGCGCCGTGATGAACATGCTTCCCCAGACCGTCCTGGGCGGCCCCAACCAGAAGCCCCACGAGTCCATCAACGACGTGTACGTGCACAGTTACACTACTCAGCAGCTGTTCGTGCCCGTCTCCGAGTCGCGCGATTTCACGCGCGAGGATGCCGCCAAGGCGTTCGGTGACCACATCCTGCCCGTAGACAAGAAGCTGCGCGTTCCCGAGCTCATCGAGTTCCAGAAGGATTTGTTGAACCGGGTTCCCCTCCAGGACGCGAACAAGAAGTTCCTCGaagcgacggcggcgagcgAGGCCAAGATTGCCGAGCGCGAGGCTAGGCGTCTCAAGGCGATCGAGGACTCCATTACGCGCGTCAAGACGAACCGGTTCGAGTTCCGTTTCCAGGAGTACAACGCCGAGAATGTTGGCCACGACGGCAGGGACCGCAACGCTATTGGTTGGAGGTACGGTGTGCCCTTCCATGACCGCAAGCGGTCCCAGATCAAGATCCCTACCAAGGTGGAGTAAGATCTCTTGGTTTGGATTATGGGtgaaggtggtgagggaTGTTTCGTTGCCCGTTCATTCACAGCAGCCTATCTATGGTGGCATATCACTCCAGCTCTTCAGTGAGTCTATGTGATGTATGATGAATGAAACGAACGAGAATTAGTCTGCGGGGGCGTTGAGAACTGAAACGAATGATGGGAacgtcgatgatgagggttGTTCGACACGCACCACGCACACACAAAGACAGACACTTTCTGAGGTGGAGAAACACAGCGTCCACTGGTCGTCATTCTTGTCTGTTGTGCTAATGTGTTTCATTCCCATGTAAACTTATTGCTGTCACAAGGCCGCCACTCGACGTTCTTTAGCAGAGTGGTGGACCTTTATTTATTGTATCATTATACCAAGCCAGCCAGttgctttttgctttttgctttttcttttttaaATAATCAGTCAGTCATGTGGACAACGACTTGCTTCATCAAAACGTGGCCATGAACCGAAACACCTTGTTGTGCTGTCTCGTTGCTTTTGTATTCACTTCACTCCTGTGCGGGAAgtctcctccctcgccctgCTCAGACGTCTGTCTTTCTGGAACCATCAGAACGGGGCTGGGCCTTTACATAATTCTTGCTCCAGGCAACCAACGCTTTTCATCTCACTTCCTGCCTTTGAAGATAACTTCCAGGCTCCTTCCCGTTCGAACAGATTCAAGCTGTCCACTGTCTACTAGACATAAACATGAGTATGAAGCCCCAGGACACCGAGATCCCGAGCACAAGACATCATATTATAGATACATACAAATGCTTTATCACAAACGAACCATCGAAagcatggatggatggatgatctTAACATGCCTTCGTCTCGTCTGAGACCCCTTTCTCCCGATCGATCGGCCTTCCCATGTGAAAGACTGACTAGTCAGTCTatctccttccatccttttaCAATGGATGTTACAAAATCCACATTCCAAACTACCTACTAGATTGAATCAAACTTTTCCTTATATAACAAAGAAcggaagaaggatggaaggaaggaaggaaggtctGTGAAGGTGGTCTCATAAGTACCACTACAACCATATACCACCGAACCAAAGTTGCCAGCCGGGACTTTCCTTTAAAGGGGTCGTTTCTTCTGCACTGCAAACTTCTTCCATCGAAACGTCATCAACTTTCTTCCTAGAGATGATGAATAAATCATCCGGGAAAAGGTACGTGCCTGAGTGGTGCGGGAAGAGTATCTATCTACTTGACTTGATACTTATGAAGCGAATGAAGCAATATGTATATAGTCATCGTACCAGttcaaagaaaagaaaaaaaagaaaagaaaaaggggggaggagaatgggacaaggagacaaagagaaaagggagtATAGAATGTTAAAGTAGGTAACGCCATGCGCATGTTTTAGGCCGGATCTTATCCCTATCGACAGGAGACACTTTTCTTTCCGCCATTCTAACTGTGTCCTAACAACTAACTTGACGCTGTATTGACCTCAACTCGACCAGCCAGAGGATGACCGTTGCCATTTGTATATATGTGATTTGTTTCCTGAAAATACTTCATCACCACTGAAGCAAGCCGCTGGtgccagcccagccagaCTGTGCTTGCTCCTTTAGCTCTGTATGAGGATTCTGATGTGAATACTGTACAAGTTGTTGTGGGATCTGAATCGCAACGCACCCAGTATCCGCACACCTTTCAAACCTTTCACGCCCGTCAGATTCGCCTGTTGAACCCTTTGACACCGAGTACGAGCACAAATCAAGCCCATCTAATACCCTGTTTAAAAATTCCTTGCTACCGGGATGCAAAAAAGATTGACAAAACAAACGCCGGTTTGGTTCCTATCCTTGACTTGTCCTTTGGACACATTTTCCTCCTGTATGAGAAAGACCCCTGTAACTTCCATTCCCAAGTGCGTAGTGTGTGTACATACGCTTCTAATTCGATCAATTGAACGGGGTATCAATAACAAACATGTCCTTCAACCGAAAAGGGGAGAGATGTAGCCTGAGCCTTCCCCGCCATGCCATCCATTCACCCTCTAGACGGAAATGGGTGATGAcagaaacgaaaagaaacagaaTCCTTTAATCCTGAGCAACGTCCATGAGTGCTTCCAACCTGGCGTATAAGCGCTTGGTGGTTAAACCATGTCCAACACTATCCACATCTCAAAATGATGACTTCATGTCCCAGCCGGGCGACTGGGTCTCTCTTCGTTgcctctcctcttctctgcCGCCTCCTCTGCTCAAGTAACCGTCTCCATTGCCGTCCAATTCCATAGGGGTAACAGGTCCAGGGCTACCCAGGGGCACGAGCCTGGGAGACATTGGCTTATGTGTCTTAAGCATTGTGGCCCCCAGCTGGATGTTCTTCAACGCCGTGTTGTCAGGTATCCTGGTCGACGGTGACAAACCAGAGGCGTTTGAGAAAAGCGCCATCGATGCCTGGGCTACCATGTCTCTTTGGTACTGTTCGACTAGGCGCTTAGCATCCGAACCTGTGCGCCGATGGTTTTCTTCTCGGCGGTATGTTAACTGAGGTTCAGAGTGGGCAACTGCTGCAGCATCCGCTCTTGCTGAGGGTCTCCGGTGTTGGCTCGAGTTGCTGGCCTTCCGGTTCTCGTAGTTGGTTGGGTAGTACTTTCCCATTGGAAGTGCGATGTTGTCGTGAACGCCTGAAGGCATGTAGGAAGACACCGGCGTATGCAGACCAGCCGACCTGCTGGCACCGACAGAGGAACCCAAGGGAGAGTGAGACCGATCGTGGGCCATCATCCGTACTCGAGAATCAGTAAAGGGGGCGGACAAGTGTGTGGTTTCTGCCGCTCTATGTAAGGCTTTATGGCGCGCCTTGCTCGGATCAAGTGTGAAGAATGGGTGAGGTCGATGAACTCGTGTTGATGGGTCCTCGTGGTTGGGGAAGTAACCTCTACCGTAATGTTAGCACCCATTTCTTTTATGGACAGAACGAAGGTGCAACAGAGAGACAACAGAGGCCTTGTGACAAGCCAGACATACCCTTGGATATCCCCTCGAGCGGAGAGTGGCGACGGCGGTGTCTCGACGGGAGCGGTACTAAGTCTCCTGGTGGGGGGTAATTCGATTGCGATAGGCCTGCTTCGAGTTACGACTTTGGACGCATCCTTGCCCTCTGATatgaaggtggtggtttgcGATTTACTGCTGACTTCtagggaaaaaaaaattatGTTAGCTCAATAAGCGTTAAATGACTTGGACCACCTCGCTGTACCCTTCTCACAACCTCCGCCATGACGCACGAATTACACGACTTGAGAGTGCAGGTATTGGGCGCAATAGCACCCATCGTATCGCATCACCATTTCCTCGGTGGGGCGACCCAAGTTTTTGATGATGCCAGGGCACCTGCCAACGCAAGGGTTATGCAGGGACTTCCAGGGCAGAAGACCCGCCAACGTCGTGCCTAACGGCCCTGCAGTGTCGCGGGCATCATGAGCTTGCGGA is part of the Sordaria macrospora chromosome 1, complete sequence genome and harbors:
- a CDS encoding mitochondrial 37S ribosomal protein mS45 is translated as MPPRIPNAPSSLLLQSSACSGSSSRCTASRSTWASACSSSLPQSSSQPTTHQQQCSAFSTTAPAQGQSIRRQRLFTWLNKRGSAFKEHTRKGPNLLGGIDNDGNALPFPANKYFKSQPVLSEGSREIIYKDVMEKGLPIKAVSAKYNVDVRRVAAVIRLKEIEKRWIREYKPLARPYARAVMNMLPQTVLGGPNQKPHESINDVYVHSYTTQQLFVPVSESRDFTREDAAKAFGDHILPVDKKLRVPELIEFQKDLLNRVPLQDANKKFLEATAASEAKIAEREARRLKAIEDSITRVKTNRFEFRFQEYNAENVGHDGRDRNAIGWRYGVPFHDRKRSQIKIPTKVE